A region from the Clavibacter sp. A6099 genome encodes:
- a CDS encoding class I SAM-dependent methyltransferase: MTLDLQDYSPGAEFYDLVARRHTEALAGVLAEALAGAPAGAASRNYADDDPDADDAADPGTVVELGAGTGRVTRLLADLVPGAPILAAEPSPVMRAVLRSRVHEDPDLRSRVTIRPETAQELVLPERIRAVVLIGVAGHIGSDDRADLWRRCLERLVRGGVVVVDLMGTSARSLPPTRLLRERIGTQAYEWWTTAEPGRDGATRFTTRWLVLDGAKTVREVRGGYEWHSLDAETLAREAGRSWSLLRGGTEDAATEIAVLGR, translated from the coding sequence GTGACCCTCGACCTCCAGGACTACTCGCCGGGCGCGGAGTTCTACGACCTCGTCGCCCGGCGCCACACGGAGGCGCTCGCGGGCGTGCTCGCCGAGGCGCTGGCGGGCGCCCCGGCGGGCGCGGCCTCCAGGAACTACGCGGACGACGATCCCGACGCGGACGACGCCGCAGACCCCGGCACCGTCGTGGAGCTCGGCGCCGGCACCGGCCGCGTCACGCGCCTCCTCGCCGACCTCGTGCCCGGCGCGCCGATCCTCGCCGCGGAGCCCTCCCCCGTCATGCGCGCCGTGCTGCGCAGCCGCGTGCACGAGGATCCCGACCTCCGCAGCCGGGTCACCATCCGCCCCGAGACGGCGCAGGAGCTCGTGCTGCCCGAGCGGATCCGCGCGGTCGTCCTCATCGGCGTCGCCGGCCACATCGGGAGCGACGATCGGGCCGACCTCTGGCGCCGCTGCCTCGAGCGCCTCGTCCGCGGCGGCGTGGTCGTCGTCGACCTGATGGGGACGAGCGCGCGCTCCCTCCCGCCGACGCGCCTCCTGCGCGAGCGCATCGGCACCCAGGCATACGAGTGGTGGACCACGGCCGAGCCCGGCCGCGACGGCGCCACCCGCTTCACCACCCGCTGGCTCGTGCTCGACGGCGCGAAGACGGTACGCGAGGTCCGAGGAGGATACGAATGGCACAGCCTGGACGCGGAGACGCTCGCACGGGAGGCGGGCCGGTCGTGGAGCCTGCTCCGCGGCGGGACCGAGGACGCGGCGACCGAGATCGCGGTGCTGGGCCGGTGA
- a CDS encoding cytochrome P450: protein MSAVTPPAFPFRRACPYHPPTEYDAIREHGPLTRVSLPTGGDAWIVTRYDDVRRLLASPDLSSDARDERFPAMGVGEREAAAKARPFIRMDAPDHTRYRTAFLSEFSARRVRELEPAVTRVIDDALDRLPAVGPPVDFVRHVANAVSTGVICELVGVEDADTEFFRDVVRVSGSRHSTAEEVGRAIGSLFQLLDALVERRLAEPSTDLLGRFVQKHLVGGGFARQEVLSAIAMVVIAARETTTASIALATLQLLERPELVAAALVDPETLPGLVDELLRRTAVSDALPLRVATADIAVGEALIRAGDGVILLLGAANHDPERFPDPYAIDPSRPPRHLTFGHGAHACFGASLARMEIRLLLQALFTRYPDLRLATPLDQVELKHESASFGVEEMLVTW from the coding sequence GTGTCCGCCGTCACTCCCCCCGCATTCCCGTTCCGCCGCGCGTGCCCGTACCACCCGCCGACCGAGTACGACGCGATCCGGGAGCACGGCCCCCTCACCCGCGTGAGCCTGCCCACGGGCGGCGACGCGTGGATCGTCACGCGCTACGACGACGTGCGGCGCCTCCTCGCCTCGCCCGACCTCAGCTCCGACGCGCGCGACGAGCGCTTCCCCGCGATGGGCGTGGGCGAGCGCGAGGCGGCGGCGAAGGCACGGCCGTTCATCCGGATGGACGCCCCCGACCACACGAGGTACCGCACCGCGTTCCTCTCCGAGTTCAGCGCCCGCCGCGTGCGCGAGCTGGAGCCCGCGGTCACCCGCGTCATCGACGACGCGCTCGACCGGCTGCCGGCCGTCGGACCGCCCGTGGACTTCGTGCGCCACGTGGCGAACGCCGTCTCGACGGGCGTGATCTGCGAGCTCGTCGGCGTCGAGGACGCCGACACCGAGTTCTTCCGCGACGTCGTCCGGGTCTCCGGATCCCGGCACAGCACCGCCGAGGAGGTGGGGCGTGCCATCGGATCGCTCTTCCAGCTGCTCGACGCGCTCGTCGAGCGCCGTCTCGCCGAGCCGAGCACCGACCTCCTCGGCCGCTTCGTGCAGAAGCACCTCGTCGGCGGCGGGTTCGCGCGGCAAGAGGTGCTCTCCGCCATCGCGATGGTGGTCATCGCGGCGCGCGAGACAACCACGGCGAGCATCGCGCTCGCGACGCTGCAGCTGCTGGAGCGGCCGGAGCTCGTGGCGGCGGCCCTGGTCGACCCGGAGACTCTGCCCGGGCTGGTCGACGAGCTCCTGCGCCGCACCGCGGTGAGCGACGCGCTGCCGCTGCGGGTCGCGACGGCCGACATCGCGGTCGGCGAGGCGCTCATCCGCGCGGGCGACGGCGTCATCCTCCTGCTCGGCGCGGCGAACCACGATCCGGAGCGGTTCCCCGACCCCTACGCCATCGACCCGTCGCGCCCACCGCGTCACCTCACCTTCGGGCACGGCGCGCACGCGTGCTTCGGGGCGAGCCTCGCGCGGATGGAGATCCGCCTGCTGCTCCAGGCCCTCTTCACGCGCTACCCGGACCTGCGCCTCGCCACCCCGCTCGACCAGGTCGAGCTGAAGCACGAGTCGGCGTCCTTCGGCGTGGAGGAGATGCTCGTCACGTGGTGA
- a CDS encoding Gfo/Idh/MocA family oxidoreductase has protein sequence MTHDAAARPLRVVVCGTGFGRIHLRAIGLVPGLRLAGILARGGDASRALAAAHGVPLWTDVAELPADVDVASVAVGSAVQGGPGTDLVLALLARGIHVLQEHPAHPDEITAAARAARKTGVRYRLSTHYRHVRTTRGFLDSAARLRARSPIVHVDAAGPVHLLQPLVDVLGLAVGGLRPWAFADPVERPRELTALETRASPLTAIEGVVGGIPLSLRVHHELHPADRDNHALLWPRISLASAAGVLTLADVHWPVTWSPALFTRRDAAGRLDLDGDPARRALPRLSSWPDAPAPTAGDLFDEVWPDAVAHALAQLVAEIRAGDGDALRAAQADITMARAWVDLTRRLGPPRSIRPGEPPRVTAAAILPAAEPGPASAEDERASGGSSDPAPADPYGPAAELFDLAAAAHAELTAAAVCRLLDGRDLSAAPVLDIGAGTGVIARAVARAHPEARVVAAEPSEPLRAVLTARILDAPGLQDRVTVTAGSAPDLDLPDRISAVLLCGVLGHLDAGQRARLWERIAERLLPGGVVVVETMGLEPGARVPESRLARTRVGDDEVEWWFRADPAPGGLLDLRTRWRSREPGGREREVHDAYSWDPVGLEELAREAGMDLVRLPAAAGASLPLGALVPRRAGGVTT, from the coding sequence GTGACGCACGACGCCGCCGCCCGCCCGCTGCGGGTCGTCGTCTGCGGCACCGGCTTCGGCCGCATCCACCTCCGCGCGATCGGGCTCGTCCCCGGGCTCCGGCTCGCCGGCATCCTCGCCCGCGGCGGCGACGCCTCCCGCGCCCTCGCCGCCGCGCACGGCGTGCCGCTCTGGACCGACGTCGCCGAGCTGCCCGCCGACGTCGACGTGGCGTCGGTCGCCGTCGGCTCCGCGGTGCAGGGCGGACCGGGGACCGACCTCGTGCTCGCGCTCCTCGCCCGCGGGATCCACGTGCTGCAGGAGCACCCGGCGCACCCCGACGAGATCACCGCCGCCGCCCGCGCGGCCCGGAAGACCGGCGTGCGCTACCGCCTCTCGACCCACTACCGGCACGTGCGCACGACCCGCGGCTTCCTCGACTCGGCCGCCCGGCTGCGCGCCCGGAGCCCGATCGTGCACGTGGATGCCGCGGGGCCGGTGCACCTGCTGCAGCCGCTGGTCGACGTCCTCGGCCTGGCGGTCGGCGGGCTCCGGCCGTGGGCGTTCGCGGATCCCGTCGAGCGCCCGCGCGAGCTGACCGCGCTGGAGACGCGCGCGTCCCCGCTCACGGCGATCGAGGGCGTGGTCGGCGGGATCCCGCTCTCCCTGCGCGTGCACCACGAGCTGCACCCCGCGGACCGCGACAACCACGCGCTGCTCTGGCCGCGGATCTCCCTCGCCTCGGCGGCCGGCGTGCTGACGCTCGCCGACGTGCACTGGCCCGTCACCTGGAGCCCCGCCCTGTTCACCCGGCGCGACGCGGCCGGCCGGCTCGACCTCGACGGGGATCCCGCCCGGCGCGCCCTGCCGCGCCTCTCCTCGTGGCCGGACGCGCCCGCCCCTACCGCGGGCGACCTCTTCGACGAGGTGTGGCCGGACGCGGTGGCGCACGCGCTCGCGCAGCTCGTGGCGGAGATCCGCGCGGGCGACGGCGACGCGCTCCGCGCGGCGCAGGCGGACATCACGATGGCGCGCGCGTGGGTCGACCTCACGCGGCGGCTCGGTCCGCCGCGCAGCATCCGGCCGGGCGAGCCGCCGCGCGTGACGGCGGCGGCGATCCTGCCGGCCGCGGAGCCGGGACCAGCGAGCGCGGAGGACGAGCGCGCGTCCGGCGGATCCTCGGATCCCGCGCCGGCCGACCCCTACGGCCCCGCGGCCGAGCTCTTCGACCTCGCCGCCGCCGCGCACGCGGAGCTCACGGCCGCCGCCGTCTGCCGCCTCCTCGACGGCCGGGACCTGTCCGCGGCGCCCGTGCTCGACATCGGGGCTGGCACGGGCGTCATCGCGCGGGCCGTCGCGCGCGCGCATCCCGAGGCGCGCGTCGTGGCCGCCGAGCCGTCCGAGCCGCTGCGGGCGGTGCTGACCGCGCGGATCCTCGACGCCCCGGGACTCCAGGACCGCGTCACCGTGACCGCAGGATCCGCACCCGACCTCGACCTGCCCGATCGCATCTCCGCGGTGCTGCTCTGCGGGGTCCTCGGCCACCTCGATGCCGGGCAGCGCGCCCGGCTCTGGGAGCGCATCGCCGAGCGGCTCCTGCCGGGCGGGGTCGTCGTCGTCGAGACCATGGGGCTCGAGCCCGGGGCGCGCGTGCCCGAGTCGCGGCTGGCCCGCACGCGCGTGGGCGACGACGAGGTCGAGTGGTGGTTCCGGGCGGATCCCGCACCCGGCGGCCTGCTCGACCTGCGCACCCGCTGGCGCAGCCGCGAGCCCGGCGGCCGGGAGCGCGAGGTGCACGACGCGTACTCGTGGGATCCGGTGGGCCTCGAGGAGCTCGCCCGCGAGGCCGGCATGGACCTCGTGCGCCTGCCCGCCGCCGCCGGCGCGTCGCTCCCGCTCGGGGCGCTCGTACCGCGGCGGGCGGGCGGCGTCACCACGTGA
- a CDS encoding saccharopine dehydrogenase NADP-binding domain-containing protein, with amino-acid sequence MIAVIGASGAVGRPAVLALRAASDEPLRLGGRREAPLRALAEEAGGEVETVTVDLMDDDALARFCRGADVVVHCAAPAFAFGDRIAAAALEAGADYVDVCGEEPVRAGLVARGLADAAVRDGRRAVVSTGVVPGLSGLLPRLAAEGLHGPLRLRGWVGGVEACSPGVALDVPLSLAAGGPGSTAYGTPLAAWSGGRRVERALRAEEDATAPFFPGRVALQPYLSAETERIARGAGFADARWWNVHPGPAVRDALNRLPALLAGDDGAAAAADALIRAGDLDLLGNRPFHVLAVSVDGTDDDGAPVERAIVLHSDDSYLLAGQLAAITVQEIRAGAVQPGVGFAHDVLDPQRVLDLVAASGASTVTRIDDAGDAGEMVEEDL; translated from the coding sequence GTGATCGCGGTCATCGGCGCGTCCGGCGCCGTCGGTCGTCCCGCGGTGCTCGCCCTCCGCGCCGCCTCCGACGAGCCGCTGCGGCTCGGCGGGCGGCGCGAGGCGCCGCTCCGCGCGCTCGCCGAGGAGGCGGGCGGCGAGGTCGAGACCGTGACCGTCGACCTGATGGACGACGACGCCCTCGCCCGCTTCTGCCGCGGCGCCGACGTGGTCGTGCACTGCGCCGCACCGGCCTTCGCGTTCGGCGACCGGATCGCGGCCGCGGCGCTGGAGGCGGGCGCCGACTACGTGGACGTCTGCGGCGAGGAGCCCGTGCGCGCGGGCCTCGTCGCGCGCGGCCTCGCCGACGCCGCCGTGCGCGACGGCCGCCGCGCGGTCGTGTCGACGGGCGTGGTCCCGGGCCTCTCGGGCCTCCTGCCGCGGCTCGCCGCCGAGGGGCTGCACGGTCCGCTGCGCCTGCGCGGCTGGGTGGGCGGGGTCGAGGCGTGCTCCCCCGGGGTCGCGCTCGACGTGCCGCTGTCGCTCGCGGCCGGCGGTCCCGGATCCACCGCGTACGGCACCCCGCTCGCCGCCTGGTCGGGCGGTCGACGCGTCGAGCGCGCGCTCCGCGCGGAGGAGGACGCGACGGCGCCCTTCTTCCCGGGCCGGGTCGCGCTGCAGCCGTACCTCTCGGCGGAGACCGAGCGGATCGCGCGCGGCGCGGGCTTCGCGGATGCCCGGTGGTGGAACGTGCACCCGGGGCCCGCCGTGCGCGACGCCCTCAACCGCCTGCCCGCGCTGCTCGCGGGCGACGACGGCGCGGCAGCGGCCGCCGACGCGCTCATCCGCGCGGGCGACCTCGACCTGCTCGGGAACCGGCCGTTCCACGTGCTCGCCGTGTCCGTCGACGGCACGGACGACGATGGCGCTCCGGTCGAGCGCGCCATCGTGCTGCACAGCGACGACAGCTACCTGCTCGCCGGTCAGCTCGCGGCCATCACCGTGCAGGAGATCCGGGCGGGTGCCGTGCAGCCCGGGGTCGGCTTCGCGCACGACGTGCTGGATCCGCAGCGCGTCCTCGACCTCGTCGCCGCGTCGGGCGCGAGCACCGTCACGCGCATCGACGACGCCGGCGACGCGGGCGAGATGGTGGAGGAGGACCTGTGA
- a CDS encoding thioesterase II family protein, which yields MIETPRAEGGCLRRIAPAPDARVRLLCLPHAGGAATAYRGWAPFAPRGVEVLAVQYSGRGDRYGDPVSPDLDTLAAEVAEAVDALPERLPVVLFGHSMGALVAYETARVLAARGRPAARLVVSGRRAPTVRWGGTLHRQDDAALVADLERQGGTAPEILADDDMRRTVLACLRDDYRLVETHRTAPGPGPGCPVSVFSGDADPELRPAEAEAWHLLVAGGGPDSGADSGTGLRVFRGGHFYLAERPAEVVEAIASLLDPALAFPTQAEAMFP from the coding sequence ATGATCGAGACCCCGCGCGCCGAGGGCGGCTGTCTGCGGCGCATCGCCCCGGCACCGGATGCCCGCGTCCGCCTCCTCTGCCTGCCGCACGCCGGCGGCGCGGCGACCGCCTACCGCGGCTGGGCGCCGTTCGCGCCGCGGGGCGTCGAGGTCCTCGCGGTGCAGTACTCGGGCCGCGGCGACCGCTACGGCGACCCGGTCAGCCCCGACCTCGACACGCTCGCCGCCGAGGTCGCGGAGGCCGTCGACGCGCTGCCCGAGCGCCTGCCCGTCGTGCTCTTCGGCCACAGCATGGGCGCCCTGGTCGCCTACGAGACCGCGCGCGTCCTCGCCGCGCGCGGCCGCCCCGCCGCCCGGCTCGTCGTGTCGGGACGCCGCGCGCCGACCGTGCGGTGGGGCGGCACCCTGCACCGGCAGGACGACGCCGCGCTGGTCGCCGACCTCGAGCGGCAGGGCGGGACCGCGCCCGAGATCCTCGCCGACGACGACATGCGCCGCACCGTGCTCGCCTGCCTGCGCGACGACTACCGGCTCGTGGAGACGCACCGCACCGCACCCGGGCCCGGGCCCGGTTGCCCGGTGAGCGTGTTCAGCGGCGACGCGGATCCCGAGCTGCGGCCCGCGGAGGCCGAGGCGTGGCACCTGCTCGTGGCCGGCGGCGGCCCTGACTCCGGCGCCGACTCCGGCACCGGCCTCCGGGTGTTCCGCGGCGGCCACTTCTACCTGGCCGAGCGGCCGGCCGAGGTGGTCGAGGCGATCGCGTCCCTGCTGGATCCCGCGCTGGCGTTCCCCACCCAGGCGGAGGCGATGTTCCCGTGA